In Gossypium hirsutum isolate 1008001.06 chromosome D01, Gossypium_hirsutum_v2.1, whole genome shotgun sequence, the genomic window TCACAAAGAGCACCAGTGAGCCTACTCTCTATGTTAAGAAGGAAAGTAATAAAACTTTGCTAATTGTTTCattgtatgttgatgatttacTGGTCACTGGCTGCAAAAGGGAGGAAATTGAAACCTTTAAGAAGCAAATGCAAACTGTGTTTGAGATGACTGACCTTGGATTAATGAcatacttccttggcatggaagtgaAACAAAATGAACAAGGTATTTTCATAAGCCAGAAGGCATTCGCATCGAAGGTTTTGAGCAGGTTTTGCATGACAAACTGCAAGCCTGCTAGCACTCCTGTGGCTTTAGGAGAAAAACTCACCAGCCTAGGAGATGAAGATCGAGTGGATGAAAAGAATTACAGAAGCTTGATTGGCTGCCTGCTCTATTTGACTGCAACTAGACCAGACATCATGCATGCTGTTGGTCTTCTATCGAGATTCATGCATTGCTGCACAGTTGCACATTTTAAAGCAGCAAAAAGGGTCCTAAGGTATGTCAAAGGGACTCTGAGTTGTGGAGTGAAGTTTGAAAGGGCTGAGGAGCTGAGACTAGTGGGATATTCAGACAGTGATTGGGCTGGTTCTgttgatgacatgaagagcacatcAGGCTACTTCTTCACCCTTGGCTCAAGTGTCTTCtgctggagctcgaagaagcaacAGACAGTGGCTCAATCCACTGCTGAGGCAGAATACATCGCAGCTGCTTCTGCtgtaaatcaagccatttggcttagaaaAATATTGTGTGATCTGAATGCTGATCCAAAGGAGGCTACTGTGATTAAGGTTGACAACCAATCGGCTGTAGCCATTGCCAAAAATCCGGTTTTTCATGGTAAGACCAAGCATTTTAAAATTAGATATCATTTTGTGAGAGAAGCTGAAATGTCCAAGGAGATAAGCTTAGTTCACTGCTGCTCAAAAGATCAACTTGCTGATCTATTAACCAAACCATTGGCTGCTTCAAGGTTTGAATATTTGAAGAAGAAAATCAGAGTTTGCTGCTTTgtagccaaggaggagtgtttaAAAGGTGGCAACGACAGCAGCAAGTTGAAGAATCCATGCAAACTTACGTTGCATGCATGAAACCAGAAACTCGGCTGAAGCATGTTGAAATCCGTTGTGCAATTCGACAAGCCTTGTTTATTTAGTTGACTTTTGTTAGTCTATGGTGTAATCATTATATGCTTTGATCAGCTAAGGTTAAAATGTGTGCTTCGTTGATTTAGTAGTCAAATTAGGTTGTCATTTTGTTGATGTAAACCTTTAGTTACTTGCACAAGCAAGCTGTGTTTTCTTTCTATGTAACTTTGTTCTATTTATGTATGTAACCATGCACTTATTCGGGTAATGAGAAAAACACTTTGCTCATTCATCTTTTGCTTGTTCTTGCTCTcgttttaagctttcaaacatcTAAAACATTCATCTAAGTTGTTTTTAAACTTTGTTTGCTAAGTTAGAATCCAACAAATAATAGATAAAACATTACAACAGAAGAGTATCTACCAACTTTAGAAATTTGCATAGATATTCTAAAGAAAGTTTTCCAGATTAAACTTTCAGAAGTCATAATGACTTAGGTGACATAGTAATAAAGCACATAGCAGAGGATTGAACACAAGCTAGGTGATGACACAAACCAAGAGTTTTGGCACTCAAGGTATTCGGGCACAAATTTTTTCATAGCCTAACCCGAAGCCTTGTTACTCAGCCGTGTCCCCTgctcaataaaattttcattaaacagCTTGTTATTCATTCGGTTCCACAGTAACCAGCAAATGAATCCAAACTTGGTTTCCCAGTTACTATGATCTGTCATATAGAGCGAGGGGTACATCATATTAGAGACTATCCAGTCCTGAATGTTGCTATGAATGCATTCATCCCAACTTGTCGGTTTAATAATGTTGCTCCATATTGACAGCGCAGGGAAACATTTTCCCAATATGTGATCTGTATCTTCGTAACCATGCCCACAAACGGCACACGTTGCATCCGTAGCCAAATGCCGTCTCACTTGATTAGCGTTCATAAGCAAACTACCACATGAGATAAGCCACAAAAAAGTTTTGACACGGTGCGACCCCTGATATTTCCATAGTTGTCGCCATCTTCTGTCAATTGTAATCGCATTGGTAACACTCAGCATTTCATATGCAGATCTCGTAGAGAAAATGTGGTCCTTGTTCTATATCCAGCCGAGAAAATCCTCCACATCCCAAGCTCATGGAGGATGCTGGCTTGCAATTCTAGCTGTGATCGAATGTggtaatattttgttaaatttatccCATTTCCAATCACCATCGATGCAACAGAGGTATGCTCACCCAAGATCAGTTCCCCTCATGGAGAATTGCTTTTAAATATTCATATTATTgtagaatttaaaaattataatttcttttacatatattataattttaaaaatgtaaaattttaaataatttttatatatttttcgaaaatatttatatatatttgattttttttgaattagaaccaaattgagataatttaataaaaatgaaaaagaaaataagctcAATTAATTGGATCAAGTTCAAaccatcatatatatttttccaca contains:
- the LOC121213535 gene encoding uncharacterized mitochondrial protein AtMg00810-like, which translates into the protein MEEIFIDQPEGFEVQGEEEKVYKLKKALYGLKQAPRAWYDRMDTYLTRLGFTKSTSEPTLYVKKESNKTLLIVSLYVDDLLVTGCKREEIETFKKQMQTVFEMTDLGLMTYFLGMEVKQNEQGIFISQKAFASKVLSRFCMTNCKPASTPVALGEKLTSLGDEDRVDEKNYRSLIGCLLYLTATRPDIMHAVGLLSRFMHCCTVAHFKAAKRVLRYVKGTLSCGVKFERAEELRLVGYSDSDWAGSVDDMKSTSGYFFTLGSSVFCWSSKKQQTVAQSTAEAEYIAAASAVNQAIWLRKILCDLNADPKEATVIKVDNQSAVAIAKNPVFHGKTKHFKIRYHFVREAEMSKEISLVHCCSKDQLADLLTKPLAASRFEYLKKKIRVCCFVAKEECLKGGNDSSKLKNPCKLTLHA